One genomic region from Stackebrandtia nassauensis DSM 44728 encodes:
- the rplQ gene encoding 50S ribosomal protein L17 has product MPQPTKGARLGGSPAHQRLMLANLATSLFKHGKITTTEAKARKLRPYAERLVTFAKRGDLASRRRAIAKMTEKDVTHELFDSIASRYTNRDGGYTRIVKIGPRKGDNAPMAVIELVEELAEAPKPKRKPATRKAAKAEAVEALAGGDDEATDEPKAAEAKADDSKKSDDE; this is encoded by the coding sequence ATGCCACAGCCGACCAAGGGCGCCCGCCTGGGTGGTTCTCCGGCGCACCAGCGGCTCATGCTGGCGAACCTGGCGACCTCGCTGTTCAAGCACGGCAAGATCACCACGACCGAGGCCAAGGCGCGCAAGCTGCGTCCGTACGCCGAGCGGCTGGTCACCTTCGCCAAGCGCGGTGACCTCGCCTCCCGTCGCCGGGCCATCGCGAAGATGACCGAGAAGGACGTCACGCACGAGCTGTTCGACTCGATCGCGTCGCGCTACACCAACCGCGACGGCGGGTACACCCGCATCGTGAAGATCGGTCCCCGCAAGGGCGACAACGCTCCGATGGCCGTCATCGAGCTGGTCGAGGAACTCGCCGAGGCCCCCAAGCCGAAGCGCAAGCCCGCCACCCGCAAGGCCGCCAAGGCCGAAGCGGTGGAGGCGCTGGCCGGTGGCGACGACGAGGCCACCGACGAGCCGAAGGCTGCCGAAGCCAAGGCCGACGACAGCAAGAAGTCGGACGACGAGTAA
- the truA gene encoding tRNA pseudouridine(38-40) synthase TruA, translating to MRLDICYDGTDFAGWAFQPGQRTVAGEVFTALSALFGQPEGLTVAGRTDAGVHATGQVAHVDVPAAAWARYRDRPLWRLRGILPPDVRITAITEVSSEFNARFSALSRRYVYRVADTVWGVNPLRRLDTVAWPRPVDLDVMNAAATVLVGEHDFAAFCKRREGATTVRALRTVRWDRDADGIARATVVADAFCHSMVRSLVGAMLAVGEGRRDAAWLAALLTRGERSGEVLVAPANGLTLVEVEFPADPSAWAERQLETRRMRTLNGSTAAGQQPTA from the coding sequence CTGCGGCTGGACATCTGTTACGACGGCACCGATTTCGCGGGCTGGGCGTTCCAGCCGGGGCAGCGCACCGTGGCCGGGGAGGTCTTCACGGCGCTGTCGGCGCTGTTCGGCCAGCCCGAGGGCCTGACCGTCGCGGGCCGCACCGACGCGGGCGTCCACGCCACCGGTCAGGTCGCGCACGTGGACGTTCCCGCCGCCGCCTGGGCCCGCTACCGCGACCGGCCGCTGTGGCGGCTGCGGGGCATCCTGCCGCCCGACGTGCGCATCACGGCGATCACCGAGGTGTCGTCGGAGTTCAACGCCCGGTTCTCGGCCCTGTCGCGCCGGTACGTGTACCGGGTCGCGGACACGGTGTGGGGCGTGAACCCGTTGCGGCGCCTGGACACCGTGGCGTGGCCGCGTCCGGTGGACCTGGACGTGATGAACGCCGCCGCGACGGTCCTGGTGGGGGAGCACGACTTCGCGGCCTTCTGCAAACGCCGCGAGGGCGCCACGACGGTGCGGGCGCTGCGGACGGTCCGCTGGGACCGCGACGCCGACGGCATCGCGCGCGCCACGGTCGTGGCCGACGCGTTCTGCCACTCGATGGTGCGCAGCCTGGTCGGGGCGATGCTGGCCGTCGGCGAGGGCCGCCGTGACGCGGCCTGGCTGGCGGCGCTGTTGACCCGTGGCGAACGGTCCGGCGAGGTGCTGGTGGCGCCCGCCAACGGCCTCACGCTGGTCGAGGTCGAGTTCCCCGCCGATCCGTCGGCGTGGGCCGAGCGGCAGCTGGAGACCCGCCGGATGCGGACCCTGAACGGCTCGACGGCCGCGGGCCAGCAGCCCACGGCTTGA